A single region of the Deinococcus aestuarii genome encodes:
- a CDS encoding methyltransferase domain-containing protein produces MILLPDLNRRDEHAHEQIDALDGDLETLYRTYAYLPVVNALVSGWRGLYVQFVRPHLSPVRVTTLLDIGCGGGDVTRNLMRWADADGLRLEATGIDTDPRAIDYANSLPPYAGLRFYHVSSRTLVEQGQRFDLVVSNHMLHHLTDDEIPPLLDDCRRLACREVLLSDLDRSRFSYVLFAVCTWPFFRNSSIKQDGLISLRRAFTAEELRERLPCGWSYQPQSRYRHLVRYFAPTPTEVNP; encoded by the coding sequence GTGATCCTGCTGCCTGACCTGAACCGGCGCGACGAACATGCGCACGAGCAGATCGACGCGCTGGACGGCGATCTGGAGACCCTGTACCGCACCTACGCCTACCTTCCGGTGGTCAATGCCCTGGTGTCCGGCTGGCGAGGGCTGTACGTGCAGTTCGTTCGGCCCCACCTCTCCCCTGTCCGGGTGACGACCCTCCTGGACATCGGTTGCGGCGGCGGAGACGTGACCCGCAACCTGATGAGGTGGGCGGACGCGGACGGCCTGCGCCTGGAGGCCACCGGCATTGACACCGACCCCCGGGCCATCGACTACGCCAACAGTCTGCCGCCCTACGCCGGGCTGCGCTTCTACCACGTCAGCAGCCGCACGCTGGTCGAGCAGGGACAGCGCTTCGACCTGGTGGTGTCCAACCACATGCTGCACCACCTGACCGACGACGAGATTCCGCCGCTGCTGGACGACTGCCGGAGGCTGGCCTGCCGGGAGGTGTTGCTGAGTGATCTGGACCGCAGCCGCTTCAGCTACGTGCTGTTCGCGGTCTGCACCTGGCCGTTCTTCCGAAATTCCTCGATTAAGCAAGATGGCCTGATCTCGCTGCGCCGGGCCTTTACCGCCGAGGAGCTGCGCGAGCGGCTGCCGTGCGGCTGGAGCTACCAGCCGCAGTCACGCTACCGTCATCTGGTGCGCTATTTCGCGCCCACCCCAACTGAGGTGAACCCATGA
- a CDS encoding ParA family protein, giving the protein MKVLSVASKKGGVGKSTTAVTLAAHLAGRGRTLLVDADEQLRSAWYWVTKKEGYAGWGFDVQLYADFIARADPGQGYEFVVMDTKGGEDRDELAALARNSSLLIVPTKPDGVSADGLVATLQPLLEGGTTNYRVLLTDVPPAPNSDGMDMRLELDNADIPLFHHSVRHAVAVSKAAREGICVRDVKGDRYAKLVWMDYELISREVLNHVR; this is encoded by the coding sequence ATGAAAGTCTTGAGTGTGGCCTCGAAGAAGGGTGGAGTCGGGAAGTCCACCACGGCGGTGACGCTCGCGGCGCACCTGGCCGGACGCGGGCGGACGCTCCTGGTGGACGCTGACGAGCAGTTGCGCTCTGCCTGGTACTGGGTCACCAAGAAGGAGGGGTACGCGGGGTGGGGGTTTGACGTGCAGCTCTACGCCGACTTCATCGCGCGGGCTGACCCGGGCCAGGGGTACGAGTTCGTCGTGATGGACACCAAGGGCGGGGAAGACCGCGACGAGCTGGCGGCGCTGGCGCGCAACTCCTCGCTGCTGATCGTGCCCACAAAGCCGGACGGCGTGAGCGCGGACGGCCTGGTGGCCACCCTGCAACCCCTGCTGGAGGGCGGCACCACCAACTACCGGGTGCTGCTGACCGACGTTCCCCCCGCCCCCAACAGCGACGGGATGGACATGCGGCTGGAGCTGGACAACGCAGACATTCCCCTGTTCCACCATTCCGTCCGGCACGCGGTGGCCGTCAGCAAGGCGGCGCGGGAGGGCATCTGCGTCCGCGACGTGAAGGGCGACCGCTACGCCAAGCTGGTCTGGATGGACTATGAGCTGATCTCGCGCGAGGTGTTGAACCATGTCCGCTAA
- a CDS encoding 3'-5' exonuclease gives MPTAVQEGTTIHRTLTHDAYDETWTDELEGRPVHNGTPLEVHVRGRWVPVVYLRDSHTSREGPRAFLRYQKGKKTVPLAENMALRWPPPAPPVPELPHYLWWGDVPEGLLTKTALKSKGLKPGGPPVATIRYGRRNHYQETVLYDRAQAMPRAGATPAQLAALQKAQEVRKENEQRRRDEEAAEVEREEAEWEAWLAEQAEEGRIALREIVARGNWLSLDTETTGIDEGAEVVEVALVSPTGKVLFESLVRPVGPVREEARAVHGITDEELAAAPSWPEVYAQLVPLILGRELVAWNASFDRRVLRRSSTLHGLTFPELPWHCAMDAGAAIWGEYSEYHDSFRWVGLDVACLLEGVRLDVRHHRAAGDGQRLSALMNAVAAVPAA, from the coding sequence CACGCCGCTGGAAGTGCATGTGCGGGGGCGGTGGGTGCCCGTGGTGTACCTGCGCGACTCGCACACGTCGCGCGAGGGACCACGCGCCTTCCTGCGCTACCAGAAGGGCAAGAAGACCGTGCCGCTCGCGGAGAACATGGCGCTCCGGTGGCCGCCGCCTGCGCCCCCAGTGCCGGAGTTGCCACACTACCTCTGGTGGGGGGACGTGCCCGAAGGCCTGTTGACCAAGACGGCGCTGAAGTCGAAGGGCTTAAAGCCGGGCGGGCCGCCCGTGGCGACCATCCGCTACGGCCGCCGCAACCACTATCAGGAAACGGTGCTCTATGACCGCGCGCAGGCCATGCCGCGTGCCGGGGCCACTCCCGCCCAGCTCGCCGCACTCCAGAAGGCCCAGGAGGTCCGCAAAGAAAACGAGCAGCGCCGCCGCGACGAGGAGGCCGCCGAGGTCGAGCGCGAGGAGGCGGAGTGGGAGGCCTGGCTCGCCGAACAGGCTGAGGAGGGGCGGATTGCCTTGCGGGAGATCGTCGCCCGGGGCAACTGGCTGAGCCTGGACACCGAGACGACGGGGATCGACGAGGGTGCGGAGGTGGTCGAGGTCGCCCTGGTCTCCCCTACCGGCAAGGTGCTGTTTGAATCCCTGGTACGCCCAGTGGGGCCGGTACGCGAGGAGGCGAGGGCAGTGCACGGCATCACCGACGAGGAACTTGCGGCGGCGCCGAGTTGGCCCGAAGTGTACGCTCAGCTCGTGCCGCTGATCTTGGGCCGCGAGCTGGTGGCGTGGAATGCTTCGTTCGACCGGCGCGTGCTGCGGCGGTCGAGCACCCTGCACGGCCTGACCTTCCCGGAGTTGCCCTGGCACTGCGCGATGGACGCGGGTGCCGCGATCTGGGGCGAGTATTCGGAGTACCACGACAGCTTCCGGTGGGTCGGCCTGGATGTGGCGTGCCTGCTGGAGGGCGTCCGATTGGACGTCCGGCACCACCGGGCCGCTGGCGACGGCCAGCGCCTGAGTGCCTTGATGAACGCGGTGGCCGCGGTGCCCGCCGCATGA